Proteins encoded together in one Miscanthus floridulus cultivar M001 chromosome 16, ASM1932011v1, whole genome shotgun sequence window:
- the LOC136513397 gene encoding glutathione S-transferase 4-like — protein MAVKVYGWAISPFVSRALLALEEAGVDYELVPMSLQAGDHRRPEHLARNPFGKVPVLEDGDLTVFESRAIARHVLRKHKPELLGTGSLEQAAMVDVWLEVEAHQLSPLAIAIVVECIFTPFLGRERNQTVVDENVEKLKKVLKVYEARLSQSRYLAGDFLSLADLSHFTIMHCFMATEYAALVEALPHVRAWWKELAARPAAKKVAEFMPVGTAGAPKKPE, from the exons ATGGCAGTGAAGGTGTACGGGTGGGCTATCTCGCCGTTCGTGTCGCGGGCTCTACTGGCCCTCGAGGAGGCCGGCGTCGACTACGAGCTCGTCCCCATGAGCCTCCAGGCCGGCGACCACCGTCGCCCGGAGCACCTCGCCAGGAAC CCTTTCGGGAAGGTGCCGGTGCTCGAGGACGGCGACCTCACGGTCTTCG AATCCCGTGCGATCGCGAGGCACGTTCTGCGCAAGCACAAGCCAGAGCTCTTAGGCACCGGCAGCCTGGAGCAGGCGGCCATGGTGGACGTGTGGCTTGAGGTGGAGGCCCACCAGCTGAGCCCGTTGGCGATCGCCATCGTGGTAGAGTGCATCTTCACGCCGTTCCTCGGCCGTGAAcgcaaccagacggtggtcgacgAGAATGttgagaagctaaagaaagtgCTGAAGGTGTACGAGGCGCGGCTGAGCCAGAGCAGGTACCTCGCCGGCGACTTCCTTAGCCTCGCCGACCTCAGTCACTTCACCATCATGCACTGCTTCATGGCCACCGAGTATGCCGCTCTAGTCGAGGCGCTCCCACATGTCAGGGCCTGGTGGAAGGAGCTCGCCGCGCGCCCGGCGGCCAAGAAGGTGGCCGAGTTCATGCCGGTCGGCACGGCCGGGGCTCCCAAGAAACCGGAGTGA
- the LOC136510503 gene encoding glutathione S-transferase F13-like: MAVKVYGWAISPFVSRVLLCLEEAGVDYELVAMSREAGDHRHHRRPDYLARNPFGEAPVLEDGDLTLFGPTSLVTFLQKEMQKHIQISYSICTDYFVGKYRYDQNEMLPLIVNTPGWVKGAGFDMLIEMLRWLASRT, translated from the exons ATGGCGGTGAAGGTGTACGGGTGGGCGATCTCGCCGTTCGTGTCGCGGGTGCTGCTGTGCCTGGAGGAGGCCGGCGTCGACTACGAGCTCGTCGCCATGAGCAGGGAGGCCGgcgaccaccgccaccaccgccgccccgACTACCTCGCCAGGAAc CCGTTCGGGGAGGCGCCGGTGCTTGAGGACGGAGACCTCACCCTCTTTG GTCCTACTTCTTTGGTGACATTTCTTCAAAAAGAAATGCAGAAGCATATCCAAATTTCCTATTCCATTTGTACTGATTATTTCGTTGGAAAATATCGATACGATCAAAATGAAATGCTGCCACTAATTGTCAATACTCCTGGCTGGGTAAAAG GTGCTGGTTTTGATATGCTCATAGAGATGCTAAG ATGGTTGGCAAGCAGGACCTAA
- the LOC136513062 gene encoding glutathione S-transferase 4-like yields MAVKVYGWTISPFVSRVLLCLEEAGVDYELVPMSRDTGDHRHPDHLAMNPFGEVPVLEDGDLTLFESRAIARHVLRKYKPELLGSGSLEQSAMVDMWVEVEAHKMQPLAGAIAVECIVAPVLHGRERNQAVVDENVEKLKKVLEVYEARLAQSKYLAGDVLSLADLSHFTIMHYFMATEYATLVEALPRVSAWWESLAARPAAKVVAEFMPLGSGVPKKQE; encoded by the exons ATGGCGGTGAAGGTGTACGGGTGGACGATCTCGCCGTTCGTGTCGCGGGTGCTGCTGTGCCTGGAGGAGGCCGGCGTCGACTACGAACTCGTCCCCATGAGCCGCGACACCGGCGACCACCGCCACCCCGACCACCTCGCCATGAAC CCGTTCGGGGAGGTGCCCGTGCTTGAGGACGGAGACCTCACCCTCTTTG AATCCCGAGCGATCGCGAGGCACGTGCTTCGGAAGTACAAGCCGGAGCTCTTGGGGTCCGGCAGCCTAGAGCAGTCGGCGATGGTGGACATGTGGGTGGAGGTGGAGGCCCACAAGATGCAACCACTAGCAGGCGCCATCGCCGTCGAGTGCATCGTCGCGCCCGTCCTACATGGCCGCGAACGCAACCAGGCCGTCGTCGACGAGAAcgtggagaagctgaagaaggtgCTGGAGGTGTACGAGGCGCGGCTGGCGCAGAGCAAGTACCTCGCCGGCGACGTCCTCAGCCTCGCCGACCTGAGCCACTTCACCATCATGCACTACTTCATGGCCACAGAGTATGCCACGCTGGTCGAGGCGCTCCCACGTGTCAGCGCCTGGTGGGAGAGCCTCGCCGCCCGCCCAGCAGCGAAGGTGGTGGCAGAGTTCATGCCGCTCGGCTCCGGGGTGCCCAAGAAACAGGAGTGA